In Streptomyces paludis, the genomic stretch CTTCGAGGCGCTGCGCGACGGCGTGCCCGCCTCGACGCTCTACGTACAGCAGTACATCGACAACGACGAGCGTGTGCGCGAGGCGCTCCAGCTCGCGGCCGACCGCGGCGGCATCCATCTGATGGAGGCGCCCAAGCCGGAGCTGGACCGGATGACGAACGGCCTGAACCACCAGGGTCTCGTCCTCCAGGTCCCGGCGTACGAGTACGCGCACCCGGACGACCTGGCCGCCGCCGCCTTCGACGACGGCGAGGACCCGCTGATCGTCGCGCTCGACGGCGTCACGGACCCGCGGAACCTCGGCGCGGTCGTCCGCTCCGTCGCGGCCTTCGGCGGCCACGGTGTCGTCGTACCGGAGCGGCGCGCCGCCGGAATGACGGCGGGCGCGTGGAAGTCGTCGGCCGGCGCGGCGGCCCGTACCCCGGTCGCCCGCTGCACGAACCTCACCCGCACGCTGGAGGCGTACCGCAAGGCCGGTCTGACGATCGTCGGGCTCGCGGCGGACGGCGAGGCGGAGGTCGGGGACCTCACACAGCTCGGCGGCCCGGTCGTCATCGTGGTCGGCAGCGAGGGCAAGGGCCTGTCGAGGCTGGTCGGCGAGACCTGCGACTTCCGGGTACGGATCCCCATGCCGGGCGGCACCGAGTCGCTGAACGCGGGCGTCGCGGCGGGTGTGGTGCTGTACGAGGCGTCGCGGCACCGGGTGCGGTAGGCACAGGCGCGCAGGCGGG encodes the following:
- the rlmB gene encoding 23S rRNA (guanosine(2251)-2'-O)-methyltransferase RlmB; amino-acid sequence: MAGNSQRRNRRTSNKKGAQVGSGGKRRRGLEGKGPTPPASARKGHVQNRAANAKAKQTARRQVARRGGKGTSEMVVGRNPVFEALRDGVPASTLYVQQYIDNDERVREALQLAADRGGIHLMEAPKPELDRMTNGLNHQGLVLQVPAYEYAHPDDLAAAAFDDGEDPLIVALDGVTDPRNLGAVVRSVAAFGGHGVVVPERRAAGMTAGAWKSSAGAAARTPVARCTNLTRTLEAYRKAGLTIVGLAADGEAEVGDLTQLGGPVVIVVGSEGKGLSRLVGETCDFRVRIPMPGGTESLNAGVAAGVVLYEASRHRVR